In one window of Tachypleus tridentatus isolate NWPU-2018 chromosome 2, ASM421037v1, whole genome shotgun sequence DNA:
- the LOC143240234 gene encoding ephrin type-A receptor 4a-like — translation MKTERNLPIRWYSPESINLGKFSHKSDVWSFGVTLWEMFSFGENPQIDGVKDNELAEALNQGKRLCCPKNCPVYVYRLMLSCWQGESQERPDFSSIRNQIEDLKEQM, via the exons ATGAAGACAGAAAGGAATCTGCCAATACGTTG GTATTCTCCAGAGAGTATCAATCTTGGAAAATTTTCCCACAAGTCTGATGTGTGGAGTTTTGGTGTCACTCTTTGGGAAATGTTTTCTTTTGGTGAAAATCCACAGATTGATGGTGTGAAAGATAATGAGCTAGCTGAAGCTTTGAACCAAGGGAAGAGACTCTGTTGTCCAAAAAACTGTCCAGTGTATGTGTATCGACTGATGTTGTCTTGTTGGCAGGGAGAATCACAAGAACGGCCAGATTTTTCAAGTATTCGCAATCAAATAGAAGATCTTAAGGAACAAATGTGA
- the LOC143240240 gene encoding centromere protein C-like has protein sequence MGIMVIDALQEKPCNYAPTDSLFFLVVYGKIEVCIHNSSWIIETDGSFVVPLGNIYRIKTSDKTKLNSSFYHQGNSTSRRVGGMS, from the exons ATGGGAATCATGGTGATTGATGCATTACAAGAAAAACCGTGCAATTATGCTCCTACTGATTCATTG ttttttcttgTTGTCTATGGGAAGATAGAAGTGTGTATTCACAACAGTTCCTGGATTATTGAAACTGATGGTTCATTTGTAGTACCATTAG GTAACATCTACAGAATCAAAACCTCCGACAAGACAAAGCTAAACTCATCTTTTTACCATCAAGGGAACTCTACCAGTAGAAGAGTTGGTGGTATGAGTTAA